Proteins from one Malaya genurostris strain Urasoe2022 chromosome 2, Malgen_1.1, whole genome shotgun sequence genomic window:
- the LOC131431464 gene encoding protein takeout, whose protein sequence is MRAYQLSWALVILLSVNSVKSLDLPEYLHVCHKDDPKLTECMKQSIETLRPYLARGIPELDIPAIEPINLGDLIVAESVPGQGISITAKDIKAYGPGNFRLKRLNVLEYGKIYSFELELPHLYVEGRYVVDGRILLLPVKGAGRFTGNFTQGVGNVRIKGDRKVINGKNHLSLAKLDIKIKVGDGKIKLENLFGGDRVLGEIINETINQNFSLLSHELIPLIEKALQRIFKTTGNKILERFPEEVLFP, encoded by the exons ATGCGAGCCTATCAACTGTCGTGGGCGCTAGTGATACTGTTATCCGTGAACAGCGTGAAATCGTTGGACCTGC CCGAGTACCTGCACGTTTGCCACAAGGATGACCCCAAGCTGACCGAGTGTATGAAACAGTCGATCGAAACGCTCCGGCCGTACCTGGCCCGTGGCATTCCGGAGCTGGACATTCCGGCCATCGAACCGATCAACCTCGGCGATCTGATAGTGGCCGAGAGTGTCCCCGGGCAGGGCATCAGCATCACCGCGAAGGACATCAAAGCCTACGGGCCGGGCAATTTCCGCCTGAAGAGACTAAA CGTTCTCGAATATGGTAAAATCTACAGTTTCGAATTGGAGCTACCGCATTTGTATGTCGAAGGACGATACGTCGTGGACGGACGAATCTTGCTGCTTCCGGTGAAAGGTGCCGGAAGATTTACAGGAAACTTTA CCCAGGGAGTTGGAAACGTGCGAATCAAAGGGGATCGTAAAGTAATAAACGGTAAAAACCACTTATCGCTGGCCAAGCTGGACATTAAAATTAAAGTTGGAGATGGAAAAATCAAACTGGAAAATCTGTTCGGGGGAGATCGAGTTCTAG gtgaAATCATAAATGAAACAATCAACCAGAACTTTTCCCTGCTGAGCCACGAGTTGATACCGCTGATTGAGAAAGCGCTTCAAAGGATATTCAAAACAACGGgaaacaaaattctggaaaGATTCCCTGAGGAAGTGTTGTTTCCCTAG